A single window of Oreochromis aureus strain Israel breed Guangdong linkage group 7, ZZ_aureus, whole genome shotgun sequence DNA harbors:
- the c7h2orf42 gene encoding uncharacterized protein C2orf42 homolog isoform X2: METEVCSFSSVLSTPTPQTLTSQANLAAKQRDSRKSSAATPAFLSNLGRATLRGIRKCPQCGVYNGTRGLSCKNKACGVSLRNASSTGRSSRKCAVEVVKVIIDSEVRGGKEQEGQGVLGSGSGGCVQVFSVCHRGRGVTATQCGFVELVPTDTAIATGDGPTLLTRINLGRCFLPSCKQGQRSNQGESPVAKQSSESLCIHIKQAIECRSRATPLTFKSSVLEGLKASDQVKEELWRLATESPGPLVQRVSKDTLVVKCHTDSHHPLGLLHLTVGAGGPSSEALKSERSVFHCACQVNTRRNKAGVDGAGGSHLPPSSFTLQPCLHFFACVCAFASDEKLASEFSAFLNYASSGLQQKVSGRTISPCEKPLQQAEPVGSHPRAKKLHLDESVSVASLSGVGKEGVSASCPRKAGHRRAPGAGGPKAPGSTQAVDEHTVTMGFHQWLASVTERIHLAMHYQCDGKPEPLVYHIPQEFFNALQQRLSLGSKKRRLPNFTTAFVRNDGLPQTSYSKYTWHITNLMQVKRIFDNPELPLEVTQSFVKNADGSYSHFRCPEPPPELESLEGCKSDRPQAIRPMELRTFLKVGAGDQEACPFVIDWIPDVLPRCHVGELRISFEFGHQQSGQPEHGDKMSAAEKGGRNKSDCPQHKLTNTVEILQVVV, encoded by the exons ATGGAAACTGAAGTTTGCTCCTTTTCAAGCGTCCTGTCAACCCCCACTCCACAGACTCTAACCAGTCAGGCCAACCTGGCAGCAAAACAGAGAGACAGCAGAAAGTCCTCAGCCGCAACTCCTGCCTTCCTCTCCAACCTGGGAAGGGCCACCCTGCGGGGTATTCGCAAGTGTCCTCAGTGTGGGGTCTACAACGGCACCCGTGGGCTCAGCTGCAAGAACAAGGCCTGTGGGGTGTCCCTCCGGAATGCTTCATCCACGGGCAGAAGCAGCAGGAAATGTGCTGTGGAGGTGGTTAAAGTTATAATCGACAGTGAGGTGAGAGGTGGGAAAGAGCAGGAGGGACAAGGGGTCCTGGGCAGTGGCTCAGGCGGATGTGTGCAGGTGTTCTCGGTATGTCACAGGGGAAGAGGAGTCACAGCCACACAGTGTGGCTTTGTGGAACTCGTTCCCACGGATACTGCGATCGCCACTGGGGACGGGCCCACCCTGCTCACCCGCATCAACCTGGGCCGCTGCTTTTTGCCTTCCTGCAAACAGGGTCAAAGATCGAATCAGGGCGAGTCACCTGTAGCCAAACAGTCCTCCGAGAGCCTCTGTATCCACATCAAGCAAGCCATAGAGTGTCGCAGCCGTGCCACCCCGCTGACGTTCAAAAGTTCAGTCCTGGAGGGTTTGAAGGCCTCAGATCAAGTCAAAGAAGAGCTGTGGCGGCTGGCCACGGAGTCTCCGGGGCCCCTGGTGCAGCGCGTTTCTAAAGACACGCTGGTGGTGAAGTGTCACACGGACTCACACCATCCACTGGGGCTGCTGCATCTGACTGTAGGCGCAGGGGGGCCGTCATCAGAGGCTTTGAAGAGCGAGAGAAGCGTTTTTCACTGTGCCTGCCAGGTTAACACGAGAAGAAATAAGGCTGGCGTGGATGGAGCAGGCGGCTCTCACCTGCCTCCCAGCTCTTTCACTTTGCAGCCGTGCCTTCACTTCTTCGCCTGCGTGTGTGCATTTGCAAGCGACGAGAAGCTGGCCTCAGAGTTTTCAGCTTTCCTCAACTACGCCTCCAGCG GCTTGCAGCAAAAAGTTTCAGGTAGAACAATCAGTCCCTGTGAGAAACCTCTGCAGCAGGCTGAACCCGTCGGCTCTCATCCCAGAGCCAAGAAGCTTCACCTGGATGAATCCGTCTCTG TGGCTTCTCTCTCTGGGGTGGGGAAGGAAGGAGTGTCGGCCTCTTGCCCAAGGAAAGCTGGTCACAGGAGAGCCCCTGGTGCTGGCGGGCCGAAGGCTCCAG GGAGCACTCAGGCCGTGGATGAGCATACGGTGACGATGGGCTTCCATCAGTGGCTGGCGAGTGTCACAGAGAGGATCCACCTGGCCATGCACTACCAGTGTGACG GGAAGCCGGAGCCTCTGGTCTACCACATTCCTCAGGAGTTCTTCAATGCTCTGCAGCAGCGTCTGTCGCTCGGGTCCAAGAAGAGGAGACTGCCTAACTTCACAACAG CATTTGTGAGAAACGATGGGCTTCCTCAGACCTCTTACTCCAAGTACACCTGGCACATCACGAATCTGATGCAGGTCAAACGCATCTTTGACAATCCTGAG CTGCCGCTGGAGGTCACTCAGAGTTTTGTGAAAAACGCAGACGGTTCATACTCACATTTTCGCTGCCCCGAGCCTCCGCCTGAGTTGGAATCACTGGAAGGATGCAAGTCAGATCGGCCGCAGGCGATACGACCAATGGAGCTCCGCACCTTCCTCAAAGTCG GAGCAGGAGATCAGGAGGCCTGCCCGTTTGTGATTGACTGGATCCCAGACGTTCTCCCTCGCTGTCACGTGGGAGAGCTCAGGATCAGCTTTGAATTTGGCCACCAACAGAGCGGCCAGCCCGAACACGGCGACAAAATGAGCGCAGCAGAGAA
- the c7h2orf42 gene encoding uncharacterized protein C2orf42 homolog isoform X4: METEVCSFSSVLSTPTPQTLTSQANLAAKQRDSRKSSAATPAFLSNLGRATLRGIRKCPQCGVYNGTRGLSCKNKACGVSLRNASSTGRSSRKCAVEVVKVIIDSEVRGGKEQEGQGVLGSGSGGCVQVFSVCHRGRGVTATQCGFVELVPTDTAIATGDGPTLLTRINLGRCFLPSCKQGQRSNQGESPVAKQSSESLCIHIKQAIECRSRATPLTFKSSVLEGLKASDQVKEELWRLATESPGPLVQRVSKDTLVVKCHTDSHHPLGLLHLTVGAGGPSSEALKSERSVFHCACQVNTRRNKAGVDGAGGSHLPPSSFTLQPCLHFFACVCAFASDEKLASEFSAFLNYASSGLQQKVSGRTISPCEKPLQQAEPVGSHPRAKKLHLDESVSGSTQAVDEHTVTMGFHQWLASVTERIHLAMHYQCDGKPEPLVYHIPQEFFNALQQRLSLGSKKRRLPNFTTAFVRNDGLPQTSYSKYTWHITNLMQVKRIFDNPELPLEVTQSFVKNADGSYSHFRCPEPPPELESLEGCKSDRPQAIRPMELRTFLKVAGAGDQEACPFVIDWIPDVLPRCHVGELRISFEFGHQQSGQPEHGDKMSAAEKGGRNKSDCPQHKLTNTVEILQVVV, from the exons ATGGAAACTGAAGTTTGCTCCTTTTCAAGCGTCCTGTCAACCCCCACTCCACAGACTCTAACCAGTCAGGCCAACCTGGCAGCAAAACAGAGAGACAGCAGAAAGTCCTCAGCCGCAACTCCTGCCTTCCTCTCCAACCTGGGAAGGGCCACCCTGCGGGGTATTCGCAAGTGTCCTCAGTGTGGGGTCTACAACGGCACCCGTGGGCTCAGCTGCAAGAACAAGGCCTGTGGGGTGTCCCTCCGGAATGCTTCATCCACGGGCAGAAGCAGCAGGAAATGTGCTGTGGAGGTGGTTAAAGTTATAATCGACAGTGAGGTGAGAGGTGGGAAAGAGCAGGAGGGACAAGGGGTCCTGGGCAGTGGCTCAGGCGGATGTGTGCAGGTGTTCTCGGTATGTCACAGGGGAAGAGGAGTCACAGCCACACAGTGTGGCTTTGTGGAACTCGTTCCCACGGATACTGCGATCGCCACTGGGGACGGGCCCACCCTGCTCACCCGCATCAACCTGGGCCGCTGCTTTTTGCCTTCCTGCAAACAGGGTCAAAGATCGAATCAGGGCGAGTCACCTGTAGCCAAACAGTCCTCCGAGAGCCTCTGTATCCACATCAAGCAAGCCATAGAGTGTCGCAGCCGTGCCACCCCGCTGACGTTCAAAAGTTCAGTCCTGGAGGGTTTGAAGGCCTCAGATCAAGTCAAAGAAGAGCTGTGGCGGCTGGCCACGGAGTCTCCGGGGCCCCTGGTGCAGCGCGTTTCTAAAGACACGCTGGTGGTGAAGTGTCACACGGACTCACACCATCCACTGGGGCTGCTGCATCTGACTGTAGGCGCAGGGGGGCCGTCATCAGAGGCTTTGAAGAGCGAGAGAAGCGTTTTTCACTGTGCCTGCCAGGTTAACACGAGAAGAAATAAGGCTGGCGTGGATGGAGCAGGCGGCTCTCACCTGCCTCCCAGCTCTTTCACTTTGCAGCCGTGCCTTCACTTCTTCGCCTGCGTGTGTGCATTTGCAAGCGACGAGAAGCTGGCCTCAGAGTTTTCAGCTTTCCTCAACTACGCCTCCAGCG GCTTGCAGCAAAAAGTTTCAGGTAGAACAATCAGTCCCTGTGAGAAACCTCTGCAGCAGGCTGAACCCGTCGGCTCTCATCCCAGAGCCAAGAAGCTTCACCTGGATGAATCCGTCTCTG GGAGCACTCAGGCCGTGGATGAGCATACGGTGACGATGGGCTTCCATCAGTGGCTGGCGAGTGTCACAGAGAGGATCCACCTGGCCATGCACTACCAGTGTGACG GGAAGCCGGAGCCTCTGGTCTACCACATTCCTCAGGAGTTCTTCAATGCTCTGCAGCAGCGTCTGTCGCTCGGGTCCAAGAAGAGGAGACTGCCTAACTTCACAACAG CATTTGTGAGAAACGATGGGCTTCCTCAGACCTCTTACTCCAAGTACACCTGGCACATCACGAATCTGATGCAGGTCAAACGCATCTTTGACAATCCTGAG CTGCCGCTGGAGGTCACTCAGAGTTTTGTGAAAAACGCAGACGGTTCATACTCACATTTTCGCTGCCCCGAGCCTCCGCCTGAGTTGGAATCACTGGAAGGATGCAAGTCAGATCGGCCGCAGGCGATACGACCAATGGAGCTCCGCACCTTCCTCAAAGTCG CAGGAGCAGGAGATCAGGAGGCCTGCCCGTTTGTGATTGACTGGATCCCAGACGTTCTCCCTCGCTGTCACGTGGGAGAGCTCAGGATCAGCTTTGAATTTGGCCACCAACAGAGCGGCCAGCCCGAACACGGCGACAAAATGAGCGCAGCAGAGAA
- the c7h2orf42 gene encoding uncharacterized protein C2orf42 homolog isoform X1, with protein sequence METEVCSFSSVLSTPTPQTLTSQANLAAKQRDSRKSSAATPAFLSNLGRATLRGIRKCPQCGVYNGTRGLSCKNKACGVSLRNASSTGRSSRKCAVEVVKVIIDSEVRGGKEQEGQGVLGSGSGGCVQVFSVCHRGRGVTATQCGFVELVPTDTAIATGDGPTLLTRINLGRCFLPSCKQGQRSNQGESPVAKQSSESLCIHIKQAIECRSRATPLTFKSSVLEGLKASDQVKEELWRLATESPGPLVQRVSKDTLVVKCHTDSHHPLGLLHLTVGAGGPSSEALKSERSVFHCACQVNTRRNKAGVDGAGGSHLPPSSFTLQPCLHFFACVCAFASDEKLASEFSAFLNYASSGLQQKVSGRTISPCEKPLQQAEPVGSHPRAKKLHLDESVSVASLSGVGKEGVSASCPRKAGHRRAPGAGGPKAPGSTQAVDEHTVTMGFHQWLASVTERIHLAMHYQCDGKPEPLVYHIPQEFFNALQQRLSLGSKKRRLPNFTTAFVRNDGLPQTSYSKYTWHITNLMQVKRIFDNPELPLEVTQSFVKNADGSYSHFRCPEPPPELESLEGCKSDRPQAIRPMELRTFLKVAGAGDQEACPFVIDWIPDVLPRCHVGELRISFEFGHQQSGQPEHGDKMSAAEKGGRNKSDCPQHKLTNTVEILQVVV encoded by the exons ATGGAAACTGAAGTTTGCTCCTTTTCAAGCGTCCTGTCAACCCCCACTCCACAGACTCTAACCAGTCAGGCCAACCTGGCAGCAAAACAGAGAGACAGCAGAAAGTCCTCAGCCGCAACTCCTGCCTTCCTCTCCAACCTGGGAAGGGCCACCCTGCGGGGTATTCGCAAGTGTCCTCAGTGTGGGGTCTACAACGGCACCCGTGGGCTCAGCTGCAAGAACAAGGCCTGTGGGGTGTCCCTCCGGAATGCTTCATCCACGGGCAGAAGCAGCAGGAAATGTGCTGTGGAGGTGGTTAAAGTTATAATCGACAGTGAGGTGAGAGGTGGGAAAGAGCAGGAGGGACAAGGGGTCCTGGGCAGTGGCTCAGGCGGATGTGTGCAGGTGTTCTCGGTATGTCACAGGGGAAGAGGAGTCACAGCCACACAGTGTGGCTTTGTGGAACTCGTTCCCACGGATACTGCGATCGCCACTGGGGACGGGCCCACCCTGCTCACCCGCATCAACCTGGGCCGCTGCTTTTTGCCTTCCTGCAAACAGGGTCAAAGATCGAATCAGGGCGAGTCACCTGTAGCCAAACAGTCCTCCGAGAGCCTCTGTATCCACATCAAGCAAGCCATAGAGTGTCGCAGCCGTGCCACCCCGCTGACGTTCAAAAGTTCAGTCCTGGAGGGTTTGAAGGCCTCAGATCAAGTCAAAGAAGAGCTGTGGCGGCTGGCCACGGAGTCTCCGGGGCCCCTGGTGCAGCGCGTTTCTAAAGACACGCTGGTGGTGAAGTGTCACACGGACTCACACCATCCACTGGGGCTGCTGCATCTGACTGTAGGCGCAGGGGGGCCGTCATCAGAGGCTTTGAAGAGCGAGAGAAGCGTTTTTCACTGTGCCTGCCAGGTTAACACGAGAAGAAATAAGGCTGGCGTGGATGGAGCAGGCGGCTCTCACCTGCCTCCCAGCTCTTTCACTTTGCAGCCGTGCCTTCACTTCTTCGCCTGCGTGTGTGCATTTGCAAGCGACGAGAAGCTGGCCTCAGAGTTTTCAGCTTTCCTCAACTACGCCTCCAGCG GCTTGCAGCAAAAAGTTTCAGGTAGAACAATCAGTCCCTGTGAGAAACCTCTGCAGCAGGCTGAACCCGTCGGCTCTCATCCCAGAGCCAAGAAGCTTCACCTGGATGAATCCGTCTCTG TGGCTTCTCTCTCTGGGGTGGGGAAGGAAGGAGTGTCGGCCTCTTGCCCAAGGAAAGCTGGTCACAGGAGAGCCCCTGGTGCTGGCGGGCCGAAGGCTCCAG GGAGCACTCAGGCCGTGGATGAGCATACGGTGACGATGGGCTTCCATCAGTGGCTGGCGAGTGTCACAGAGAGGATCCACCTGGCCATGCACTACCAGTGTGACG GGAAGCCGGAGCCTCTGGTCTACCACATTCCTCAGGAGTTCTTCAATGCTCTGCAGCAGCGTCTGTCGCTCGGGTCCAAGAAGAGGAGACTGCCTAACTTCACAACAG CATTTGTGAGAAACGATGGGCTTCCTCAGACCTCTTACTCCAAGTACACCTGGCACATCACGAATCTGATGCAGGTCAAACGCATCTTTGACAATCCTGAG CTGCCGCTGGAGGTCACTCAGAGTTTTGTGAAAAACGCAGACGGTTCATACTCACATTTTCGCTGCCCCGAGCCTCCGCCTGAGTTGGAATCACTGGAAGGATGCAAGTCAGATCGGCCGCAGGCGATACGACCAATGGAGCTCCGCACCTTCCTCAAAGTCG CAGGAGCAGGAGATCAGGAGGCCTGCCCGTTTGTGATTGACTGGATCCCAGACGTTCTCCCTCGCTGTCACGTGGGAGAGCTCAGGATCAGCTTTGAATTTGGCCACCAACAGAGCGGCCAGCCCGAACACGGCGACAAAATGAGCGCAGCAGAGAA
- the c7h2orf42 gene encoding uncharacterized protein C2orf42 homolog isoform X3 — METEVCSFSSVLSTPTPQTLTSQANLAAKQRDSRKSSAATPAFLSNLGRATLRGIRKCPQCGVYNGTRGLSCKNKACGVSLRNASSTGRSSRKCAVEVVKVIIDSEVRGGKEQEGQGVLGSGSGGCVQVFSVCHRGRGVTATQCGFVELVPTDTAIATGDGPTLLTRINLGRCFLPSCKQGQRSNQGESPVAKQSSESLCIHIKQAIECRSRATPLTFKSSVLEGLKASDQVKEELWRLATESPGPLVQRVSKDTLVVKCHTDSHHPLGLLHLTVGAGGPSSEALKSERSVFHCACQVNTRRNKAGVDGAGGSHLPPSSFTLQPCLHFFACVCAFASDEKLASEFSAFLNYASSGLQQKVSGRTISPCEKPLQQAEPVGSHPRAKKLHLDESVSGGSTQAVDEHTVTMGFHQWLASVTERIHLAMHYQCDGKPEPLVYHIPQEFFNALQQRLSLGSKKRRLPNFTTAFVRNDGLPQTSYSKYTWHITNLMQVKRIFDNPELPLEVTQSFVKNADGSYSHFRCPEPPPELESLEGCKSDRPQAIRPMELRTFLKVAGAGDQEACPFVIDWIPDVLPRCHVGELRISFEFGHQQSGQPEHGDKMSAAEKGGRNKSDCPQHKLTNTVEILQVVV, encoded by the exons ATGGAAACTGAAGTTTGCTCCTTTTCAAGCGTCCTGTCAACCCCCACTCCACAGACTCTAACCAGTCAGGCCAACCTGGCAGCAAAACAGAGAGACAGCAGAAAGTCCTCAGCCGCAACTCCTGCCTTCCTCTCCAACCTGGGAAGGGCCACCCTGCGGGGTATTCGCAAGTGTCCTCAGTGTGGGGTCTACAACGGCACCCGTGGGCTCAGCTGCAAGAACAAGGCCTGTGGGGTGTCCCTCCGGAATGCTTCATCCACGGGCAGAAGCAGCAGGAAATGTGCTGTGGAGGTGGTTAAAGTTATAATCGACAGTGAGGTGAGAGGTGGGAAAGAGCAGGAGGGACAAGGGGTCCTGGGCAGTGGCTCAGGCGGATGTGTGCAGGTGTTCTCGGTATGTCACAGGGGAAGAGGAGTCACAGCCACACAGTGTGGCTTTGTGGAACTCGTTCCCACGGATACTGCGATCGCCACTGGGGACGGGCCCACCCTGCTCACCCGCATCAACCTGGGCCGCTGCTTTTTGCCTTCCTGCAAACAGGGTCAAAGATCGAATCAGGGCGAGTCACCTGTAGCCAAACAGTCCTCCGAGAGCCTCTGTATCCACATCAAGCAAGCCATAGAGTGTCGCAGCCGTGCCACCCCGCTGACGTTCAAAAGTTCAGTCCTGGAGGGTTTGAAGGCCTCAGATCAAGTCAAAGAAGAGCTGTGGCGGCTGGCCACGGAGTCTCCGGGGCCCCTGGTGCAGCGCGTTTCTAAAGACACGCTGGTGGTGAAGTGTCACACGGACTCACACCATCCACTGGGGCTGCTGCATCTGACTGTAGGCGCAGGGGGGCCGTCATCAGAGGCTTTGAAGAGCGAGAGAAGCGTTTTTCACTGTGCCTGCCAGGTTAACACGAGAAGAAATAAGGCTGGCGTGGATGGAGCAGGCGGCTCTCACCTGCCTCCCAGCTCTTTCACTTTGCAGCCGTGCCTTCACTTCTTCGCCTGCGTGTGTGCATTTGCAAGCGACGAGAAGCTGGCCTCAGAGTTTTCAGCTTTCCTCAACTACGCCTCCAGCG GCTTGCAGCAAAAAGTTTCAGGTAGAACAATCAGTCCCTGTGAGAAACCTCTGCAGCAGGCTGAACCCGTCGGCTCTCATCCCAGAGCCAAGAAGCTTCACCTGGATGAATCCGTCTCTGGTG GGAGCACTCAGGCCGTGGATGAGCATACGGTGACGATGGGCTTCCATCAGTGGCTGGCGAGTGTCACAGAGAGGATCCACCTGGCCATGCACTACCAGTGTGACG GGAAGCCGGAGCCTCTGGTCTACCACATTCCTCAGGAGTTCTTCAATGCTCTGCAGCAGCGTCTGTCGCTCGGGTCCAAGAAGAGGAGACTGCCTAACTTCACAACAG CATTTGTGAGAAACGATGGGCTTCCTCAGACCTCTTACTCCAAGTACACCTGGCACATCACGAATCTGATGCAGGTCAAACGCATCTTTGACAATCCTGAG CTGCCGCTGGAGGTCACTCAGAGTTTTGTGAAAAACGCAGACGGTTCATACTCACATTTTCGCTGCCCCGAGCCTCCGCCTGAGTTGGAATCACTGGAAGGATGCAAGTCAGATCGGCCGCAGGCGATACGACCAATGGAGCTCCGCACCTTCCTCAAAGTCG CAGGAGCAGGAGATCAGGAGGCCTGCCCGTTTGTGATTGACTGGATCCCAGACGTTCTCCCTCGCTGTCACGTGGGAGAGCTCAGGATCAGCTTTGAATTTGGCCACCAACAGAGCGGCCAGCCCGAACACGGCGACAAAATGAGCGCAGCAGAGAA